The Manis javanica isolate MJ-LG chromosome 6, MJ_LKY, whole genome shotgun sequence genome contains a region encoding:
- the LOC108401599 gene encoding olfactory receptor 8A1: MATQNHSAVTEFILGGLTSRPELQLPLFLLFLAIYWVTVVGNLGMFTLIWLNAQLHTPMYYFLSNLSLVDLCYSSVITPKMLVNFVSEKNTISYAGCMSQLSFFLVFVIAECYMLTVMAYDRYVAICRPLLYNIIMSPQLCSLLVVLVYVMGLIGSTVETVLILKLSYCDPLISHYFCDILPLMKLSCSSTYDAEMIVFCLAGFNIVVTSLTVLVSYAFILSSILRISSTEGRSKAFSTCSSHLAAVGLFYGSTAFMYLKPSTANSLAQENVASVFYTTVIPMLNPLIYSLRNKEVKAAMQRTLKRKAF; encoded by the coding sequence ATGGCAACACAAAATCACTCTGCGGTGACAGAGTTCATCCTGGGGGGACTCACGAGCAGACCAGAGCTCCAgctgcccctcttcctcctctttcttgcCATCTACTGGGTCACCGTGGTCGGGAACCTGGGCATGTTCACACTGATCTGGCTGAATGCTCAGctgcacacccccatgtactacTTCCTCAGCAACCTGTCCCTCGTGGACCTCTGCTACTCCTCTGTCATTACCCCTAAAATGCTGGTGAACTTTGTGTCAGAGAAGAACACCATCTCCTATGCGGGGTGCATGTCACAGCTCTCCTTCTTCCTTGTGTTTGTCATTGCTGAGTGTTACATGCTGaccgtgatggcctatgaccgctatgtcgcCATCTGCAGACCTTTGCTTTACAACATCATCATGTCTCCTCAACTCTGTTCACTGCTGGTGGTTCTGGTCTATGTCATGGGGCTCATTGGCTCAACAGTAGAGACTGTCCTCATATTGAAACTGTCCTATTGTGACCCCCTCATCAGTCATTACTTCTGTGACATCCTCCCCCTCATGAAGCTCTCCTGCTCTAGCACCTATGATGCTGAAATGATCGTTTTCTGTTTAGCTGGATTCAACATTGTAGTCACCAGCTTAACAGTCCTGGTTTCCTACGCCTTCATCCTCTCCAGCATCCTCCGCATCAGCAGCAcagagggcaggtccaaagccttcAGCACCTGCAGCTCCCACCTGGCAGCAGTGGGCTTGTTCTATGGATCCACTGCATTCATGTACTTAAAGCCCTCCACGGCCAACTCCCTGGCCCAGGAGAATGTGGCCTCCGTGTTCTACACCACAGTCATCCCCATGCTGAACCCACTGATCTACAGCTTGAGGAATAAGGAGGTAAAAGCTGCCATGCAAAGAACACTGAAGAGAAAAGCATTTTAA